A genomic segment from Montipora foliosa isolate CH-2021 chromosome 9, ASM3666993v2, whole genome shotgun sequence encodes:
- the LOC137972116 gene encoding uncharacterized protein, whose amino-acid sequence MENTKQDDDLSLQIAGKAYLQRLSLIWSSPLSDYNKVQASNQFAMPVLSYLMPTQCWPVVELKRLDREAKKVIVENEGKHPLGSTSLLYLPRVLGDRGLKSVEREYKQTKTKAVVRLYRNEDPAMEVVRQFEERSEEKGRRSMVKDAKKYASAFGLKLSLVNPQPLITCLMKDEEVPVKKIGVWLKTAAAERDVEELKAEGWQGRLLS is encoded by the coding sequence ATGGAAAACACTAAACAGGATGACGACCTTAGTCTCCAGATCGCAGGCAAGGCTTATTTACAACGTCTATCTTTGATATGGTCAAGCCCGCTTTCAGATTATAACAAGGTGCAGGCGTCAAACCAATTTGCGATGCCAGTTTTGAGCTACCTGATGCCCACCCAGTGCTGGCCCGTAGTGGAACTGAAGAGATTGGACAGAGAAGCAAAGAAGGTTATCGTTGAGAACGAAGGCAAGCACCCTCTTGGGTCTACATCCCTATTATATCTGCCTAGGGTGCTTGGAGATCGTGGGCTCAAGAGCGTTGAGCGAGAGTACAAGCAGACTAAGACCAAGGCGGTTGTAAGACTGTATCGGAATGAAGATCCTGCAATGGAGGTAGTAAGGCAGTTTGAGGAGAGATCAGAAGAGAAGGGACGGCGATCAATGGTGAAGGATGCCAAGAAATATGCATCTGCGTTTGGGCTCAAACTATCTCTGGTGAATCCCCAACCATTGATCACATGTCTAATGAAAGATGAGGAAGTACCTGTGAAGAAGATTGGGGTGTGGTTGAAGACAGCTGCTGCAGAAAGGGATGTAGAGGAACTGAAGGCAGAGGGATGGCAAGGAAGGTTGCTAAGTTAG